A window of the Acidithiobacillus thiooxidans ATCC 19377 genome harbors these coding sequences:
- the hpnJ gene encoding hopanoid biosynthesis associated radical SAM protein HpnJ, with protein MTMKTLFLQAPSFEGFDGGAGSRYQAKREIRSFWFPTWLAQPAAMIPGSRLLDAPPADVSVEETLEVAAGYELCIIHTSTPSFASDVRMAELLKEHYPKMMIGLVGAKVAVEPDESLREAGLAVDFVAREEFDFTLKEIAEGRPLSEVDGINYRAEDGQLIHNPDRAMIEDMDSLPFVSEVYKRDLHIEDYFIGYLKHPYISFYTGRGCRSQCTFCLWPQTVGGHRYRTRSAANVIEEVRYIQKNFPQVKEIFFDDDTFTDDRPRAEEIARGLGKLGVTWSCNAKANVPYETLKVLRENGLRLLLVGYESGDQQILNNIKKGIKVESARKFTADCHKLGIVIHGTFILGLPGETKETIQKTIEFAKEINPHTIQVSLAAPYPGTFLYNQAKEQGWLTEEDEAHMVNDRGVQISPMSYPHLNHTEIFDSVETMYKRFYFRAGKIAEITGEMLKSTQMMKRRLREGVEFVRFLRQRHG; from the coding sequence ATGACGATGAAAACCCTTTTCCTGCAGGCTCCTTCCTTTGAAGGTTTTGACGGCGGTGCTGGTTCCCGTTATCAGGCCAAGCGGGAAATTCGTTCTTTCTGGTTTCCCACCTGGCTGGCCCAGCCCGCTGCGATGATCCCCGGCAGTCGTCTGCTGGATGCACCCCCCGCCGATGTGAGCGTGGAAGAAACCCTGGAAGTGGCTGCCGGATACGAGTTGTGCATCATCCATACCAGCACCCCTTCTTTTGCATCGGATGTGCGCATGGCAGAGTTGCTCAAAGAGCACTATCCGAAAATGATGATTGGTCTGGTCGGAGCCAAAGTGGCGGTAGAACCCGACGAGTCTTTGCGGGAGGCAGGTCTTGCCGTCGATTTTGTGGCTCGGGAAGAATTTGATTTCACCCTCAAGGAAATTGCCGAAGGCCGGCCCCTGAGTGAAGTGGATGGCATCAATTATCGTGCGGAAGATGGCCAGCTGATTCACAACCCCGACCGGGCCATGATTGAAGATATGGACTCCCTGCCTTTTGTTTCTGAGGTCTACAAGCGGGATCTGCACATTGAGGATTATTTTATTGGCTACCTCAAGCATCCCTACATTTCCTTTTACACGGGACGGGGATGCCGGTCTCAGTGTACATTCTGCCTCTGGCCGCAGACAGTCGGCGGACATCGTTATCGGACCCGCAGTGCAGCCAATGTGATTGAGGAAGTGCGTTACATCCAGAAAAATTTCCCGCAGGTGAAAGAAATTTTCTTTGATGACGATACGTTTACCGATGATCGCCCGCGTGCTGAGGAAATCGCCCGGGGTCTGGGCAAGCTGGGGGTGACCTGGTCCTGCAATGCCAAAGCCAATGTGCCTTACGAGACCCTCAAGGTCCTGCGTGAAAACGGCCTGCGTCTGTTGCTGGTGGGTTATGAGTCGGGCGATCAGCAGATTCTCAATAATATCAAGAAAGGCATCAAAGTGGAGTCGGCCCGTAAGTTTACTGCGGACTGTCATAAGCTGGGTATTGTCATTCATGGTACTTTCATTCTTGGTCTGCCTGGCGAAACCAAGGAAACCATCCAGAAAACCATTGAATTTGCCAAGGAAATCAATCCTCACACTATCCAGGTTTCACTGGCGGCACCTTATCCCGGCACGTTTTTGTACAATCAGGCCAAGGAACAGGGTTGGTTGACCGAGGAAGACGAGGCCCACATGGTCAATGATCGCGGTGTGCAGATCAGCCCCATGAGTTATCCGCACCTGAATCACACGGAAATTTTTGACTCGGTGGAAACCATGTACAAGCGTTTCTATTTCCGCGCCGGGAAAATTGCTGAAATTACTGGTGAGATGCTGAAAAGCACCCAGATGATGAAGCGTCGTTTGCGGGAAGGCGTTGAGTTCGTGCGCTTCCTGCGGCAACGCCACGGCTGA
- the hpnI gene encoding bacteriohopanetetrol glucosamine biosynthesis glycosyltransferase HpnI: MGFEEGLLGLAFLLALAALGYQLLAMWVLRVWQPVLTNTDATFLPHTIQDLPALSLLKPLHGDDGNLYACLRSFCLQDYPRYEMVCGVQDAADPAVAVVQRLQQEFPALPLRWILSDKLLGCNPKVNNLAGILAACNHDLLLISDADIVVGPQYLHHLLTPLMDSQTGVLTCLYRGLPDHHFSSRLLASQINSLFLPSVRVSAHLGPNIFCGGATMALQCSTLEAIGGLESLADQLADDYWLGARARQLGKATILSDYVVDTQVHEASFRTFYQHALRWSRTTRSVQPLGHFFSFFSYPLPLVAVLTPWMFWGAGYWGIIPLGMVLLLRLVYHRQIMHKLGATDSLGAALLADFLGLWIWFHALFARRVAWRGSQYAVTADGRLNGHDGVT, encoded by the coding sequence ATGGGTTTTGAGGAAGGGCTGTTGGGCTTGGCGTTTCTGCTGGCTTTGGCGGCTTTGGGTTATCAATTGCTGGCCATGTGGGTGCTGCGTGTCTGGCAACCGGTCCTGACGAATACGGATGCCACTTTTTTACCCCATACCATTCAAGATTTGCCCGCTCTCAGTCTGCTTAAGCCCCTGCATGGAGATGATGGCAACCTCTATGCCTGCCTGCGTAGTTTTTGTCTGCAGGATTATCCCCGTTACGAAATGGTCTGCGGCGTGCAGGACGCCGCTGATCCGGCAGTTGCCGTGGTCCAGCGCTTGCAACAGGAATTTCCTGCTCTGCCCCTGCGCTGGATACTGAGCGACAAGCTATTGGGTTGTAACCCCAAAGTGAATAATCTTGCGGGTATTTTGGCGGCCTGCAATCACGATTTACTGCTGATCAGCGATGCCGACATCGTGGTGGGACCGCAGTATTTGCATCATCTGCTAACGCCGCTGATGGATTCTCAGACCGGTGTGCTGACCTGTTTATATCGCGGGCTTCCTGATCATCATTTCAGCTCCAGATTGCTTGCCAGCCAAATCAACAGCCTTTTTCTGCCTTCTGTACGGGTCTCTGCGCACTTGGGTCCCAATATATTTTGTGGAGGGGCAACCATGGCCTTGCAGTGTTCGACCCTGGAGGCGATAGGCGGGCTGGAAAGCCTGGCTGATCAACTGGCGGACGATTACTGGCTGGGAGCCCGTGCCCGCCAGCTCGGAAAAGCCACCATACTGTCGGATTATGTGGTGGATACGCAGGTCCATGAGGCCAGTTTTCGGACATTTTACCAACATGCCCTGCGCTGGTCGCGGACCACACGCAGTGTTCAGCCTCTAGGCCACTTTTTTTCTTTTTTCAGTTATCCACTACCGCTGGTTGCGGTTTTGACGCCCTGGATGTTTTGGGGGGCCGGTTATTGGGGGATCATACCGCTGGGTATGGTTCTCTTGTTGCGCCTCGTGTACCATAGGCAAATTATGCACAAACTCGGTGCAACAGATTCTTTGGGTGCGGCCCTGCTGGCAGATTTTTTGGGGCTGTGGATTTGGTTTCATGCCCTCTTTGCGCGGCGCGTTGCCTGGAGAGGGTCACAATATGCAGTCACCGCCGACGGGCGACTGAACGGCCACGATGGAGTAACATAA
- the shc gene encoding squalene--hopene cyclase — translation MNRVLQPLPLVGGYLRRTLEQTLDGALEHAQSVLLEKQAPDGHWCFEFEADCTIPAEFILMQHYMDERDAALESKMVVYLRSKQADHGGWPLYYGGHFDLSASVKAYYALKLAGDAPDLPHMRRAREAILAHGGAEHANVFTRITLALFAQVPWRAVPSIPVEVILLPRWFPFQIYKVASWSRTVMVPLFILCSLKAQAKNPLQVHIRELFRHPPEQIQDYFAASRQGLVARSFLALDRFWGFIENWIPAAIRRIAVRRAEQWFTARINGEDGLNGIFPAMVNAHEALALLGYAPEHPYRQATGAALRKLVVERAEDAYCQPCMSPVWDTCLALHALLEADAVEESGGSDRITGEQEKAIAWLKERQICSDPGDWQVQRPQLAGGGWAFQYANPYYPDLDDTAAVAWALARAGRPEDRESIEKAANWLTGMQSRNGGFGAYDVDNTHYYLNEIPFADHKALLDPPTADVTGRVVAFLGYLGRPRDRDVLRRAVAYLLREQESSGAWFGRWGTNYIYGTWSVLMALGELQDPSLQPAMDRAADWLRAMQQEDGGWGENNDSYAEPGLAGAGQVSTAAQTAWACLGLMAAGDRGSIALRRGIQWLQTHQNGEGDWQDPFFNAPGFPKVFYLIYHGYNFYFPLWALARFRNLGCSRSG, via the coding sequence ATGAACCGTGTCCTGCAGCCGTTACCGCTGGTGGGCGGATATTTGCGTCGCACGCTGGAGCAGACCCTCGACGGGGCGCTGGAGCACGCCCAGTCGGTACTCCTGGAGAAACAGGCCCCTGATGGGCACTGGTGTTTTGAATTTGAGGCGGACTGCACCATTCCGGCCGAATTTATTCTGATGCAACATTATATGGATGAGCGTGATGCGGCGCTGGAGTCCAAAATGGTGGTGTATTTGCGCAGCAAGCAGGCGGATCACGGCGGTTGGCCGCTGTATTATGGGGGGCATTTTGATTTGAGTGCTTCCGTGAAGGCCTATTACGCGCTGAAGCTGGCGGGAGATGCGCCGGATCTGCCCCACATGCGTCGCGCCAGAGAAGCCATCCTCGCCCATGGCGGTGCCGAACATGCCAATGTGTTCACCCGAATCACTTTGGCCCTGTTTGCCCAGGTGCCTTGGCGTGCCGTGCCTTCCATCCCGGTGGAAGTGATACTTTTGCCGCGCTGGTTTCCTTTTCAGATTTACAAGGTGGCGTCCTGGTCACGGACCGTCATGGTGCCTCTTTTTATTTTATGCAGCCTCAAGGCCCAGGCCAAAAATCCCTTGCAGGTGCATATTCGCGAATTATTTCGTCACCCTCCGGAACAAATTCAGGACTACTTTGCGGCATCGCGACAGGGCTTGGTGGCGCGCAGTTTTCTGGCTCTGGATCGTTTTTGGGGATTTATTGAAAACTGGATTCCTGCAGCCATTCGCCGCATTGCGGTACGTCGCGCCGAACAGTGGTTTACGGCCCGGATTAATGGCGAAGATGGTCTGAATGGCATTTTTCCGGCCATGGTCAATGCCCATGAAGCCCTGGCTTTGTTGGGCTATGCGCCGGAGCATCCCTACCGTCAGGCCACGGGTGCGGCGCTGCGCAAGCTGGTGGTGGAGCGCGCTGAGGATGCCTACTGTCAGCCCTGTATGTCACCGGTCTGGGACACCTGTCTGGCCCTTCATGCGTTGCTGGAAGCTGACGCTGTTGAGGAATCCGGTGGATCAGACAGAATTACCGGCGAACAGGAAAAAGCCATTGCCTGGCTCAAGGAGCGGCAGATTTGCAGTGATCCTGGAGACTGGCAGGTGCAGCGCCCGCAGCTGGCGGGCGGTGGCTGGGCTTTTCAGTATGCGAATCCCTACTATCCCGATCTGGATGATACGGCGGCAGTGGCCTGGGCCCTGGCGCGTGCCGGGCGTCCTGAAGATCGGGAAAGTATCGAAAAAGCGGCAAACTGGCTGACGGGAATGCAATCCCGCAATGGTGGGTTTGGTGCCTATGATGTGGATAATACCCACTATTATCTCAATGAAATCCCGTTTGCTGATCATAAGGCCTTGCTGGATCCGCCGACAGCGGATGTGACGGGCAGGGTGGTGGCCTTTCTTGGCTACCTGGGCAGGCCCCGTGATCGCGATGTGCTGCGCCGGGCCGTCGCTTATTTGTTGCGTGAGCAGGAGTCTTCCGGGGCCTGGTTTGGACGTTGGGGGACCAACTATATTTATGGAACCTGGTCGGTACTGATGGCTCTGGGAGAGTTGCAGGATCCTTCCTTGCAACCGGCCATGGACCGGGCCGCTGACTGGTTGCGGGCCATGCAGCAGGAAGATGGTGGTTGGGGGGAAAATAACGATTCCTACGCAGAGCCCGGCCTGGCGGGAGCTGGTCAGGTTTCTACGGCGGCCCAGACTGCCTGGGCCTGCCTGGGTTTGATGGCGGCGGGAGATCGCGGCTCCATCGCCCTGCGCCGGGGTATTCAGTGGTTACAGACCCATCAGAATGGTGAAGGTGATTGGCAGGATCCTTTTTTTAATGCGCCTGGCTTCCCCAAAGTATTTTACCTTATTTATCATGGCTATAATTTTTATTTCCCGCTTTGGGCGCTGGCCCGTTTCCGGAATTTGGGATGCAGCCGCAGCGGATAG
- the hpnK gene encoding hopanoid biosynthesis-associated protein HpnK, which yields MSSCASCGNATAEVGQGHTRRLVVNADDFGLDLAVNEAVESAYQKGVLTTASLMVGAPAAADAIRRAKSLPGLGVGLHLTLVDGAPLLPAEQVPDLVDVQGRFAADLWLRGVRYFFLPKVRRQLAAEIRAQFAAFADAGLVLDHANAHKHLHLHPTVLSLMLDIGEAFGLRAVRLPRESLAVARCGGARGFAPAFWAFFLRPWLARMRRQLDKRGLLYNDLLCGLDATGHMTESRLLGLLNCLPEKSLVEIYFHPATTQSPLLRKLMPDYEPQAEYAALLSPRVGEYLRDHQIVRGRFSDFTSG from the coding sequence TTGAGTTCGTGCGCTTCCTGCGGCAACGCCACGGCTGAAGTGGGGCAGGGGCATACCCGGCGGCTGGTCGTTAACGCCGACGATTTCGGACTGGATCTCGCGGTTAATGAGGCGGTGGAATCAGCATATCAGAAGGGTGTGCTGACCACCGCCAGTCTTATGGTGGGGGCCCCTGCGGCGGCTGATGCCATACGCCGGGCGAAAAGCCTGCCTGGACTGGGTGTCGGTTTGCACCTGACTCTGGTGGATGGAGCGCCGCTGTTGCCAGCGGAACAGGTGCCGGATCTGGTGGACGTTCAGGGCCGTTTTGCAGCGGATTTATGGTTGCGCGGCGTGCGTTATTTTTTTCTGCCCAAGGTGCGCAGGCAGTTGGCGGCAGAAATTCGCGCGCAGTTTGCCGCCTTTGCAGATGCCGGTCTGGTGCTCGATCATGCCAACGCCCACAAACATCTGCATTTGCATCCTACGGTGTTAAGTCTGATGCTGGATATTGGGGAGGCATTTGGATTGCGGGCAGTACGTCTCCCCCGGGAGTCACTGGCGGTGGCGCGATGTGGTGGTGCGCGGGGCTTCGCACCTGCCTTCTGGGCTTTTTTTTTGCGCCCCTGGTTGGCAAGAATGCGCCGACAACTAGATAAGCGTGGACTGCTTTATAATGATTTGCTTTGCGGTCTGGATGCCACCGGACATATGACCGAATCGCGCCTGCTGGGTCTGCTGAACTGTCTGCCAGAAAAGTCTCTGGTGGAAATTTATTTTCATCCGGCCACCACCCAGAGTCCTTTACTGCGAAAGCTCATGCCTGATTATGAGCCCCAGGCAGAATATGCCGCCCTGTTGAGTCCCAGGGTTGGGGAGTATTTGCGTGATCATCAAATTGTGAGAGGTAGATTCAGTGATTTC
- a CDS encoding nucleosidase translates to MQPQRIGIVVALAAEARILLSGKLRYQTVMEIAPQLCMVVSGMGPIRADQAAEQLLQAGVGRLLSWGTAGGLNPACRAGDLLVPEHIFWAGRSWSADAGWRSALLQKFSEKVLAGELCSVSEACASVAAKAQLRADYPEAQAVDMESGVVAQRAAQAGIPFLAIRSVVDPAHQSIPAIAMHSVDGYGRPQILPLLRGLLLHPGDLPPLMGLGRQMQAAVNTLRLVQPHLVQPHLREANSV, encoded by the coding sequence ATGCAGCCGCAGCGGATAGGTATCGTTGTGGCGCTGGCTGCCGAGGCGCGCATCCTTTTGTCCGGGAAGTTGCGCTACCAGACAGTGATGGAAATTGCGCCGCAGCTTTGCATGGTGGTTTCGGGAATGGGTCCAATACGGGCTGATCAGGCGGCTGAACAGTTGTTGCAAGCCGGAGTAGGCAGACTCTTGTCCTGGGGCACTGCCGGCGGCTTGAATCCTGCCTGTCGGGCCGGGGATTTGCTGGTTCCCGAGCACATATTCTGGGCAGGACGTAGTTGGTCTGCCGACGCGGGCTGGCGGAGTGCGCTGTTGCAAAAATTTTCCGAAAAAGTGCTGGCTGGGGAGCTTTGTTCGGTCAGTGAAGCCTGTGCTTCGGTGGCGGCCAAGGCCCAACTCCGGGCAGATTATCCGGAAGCCCAAGCGGTGGATATGGAAAGCGGAGTCGTGGCGCAACGGGCAGCACAAGCCGGGATTCCTTTTCTGGCGATTCGCAGCGTGGTGGACCCTGCCCATCAGTCCATTCCCGCTATAGCCATGCACAGTGTTGATGGTTATGGTCGTCCCCAAATTTTGCCCCTGTTGCGGGGATTGTTACTTCATCCGGGCGATTTGCCGCCACTCATGGGTTTGGGCCGGCAGATGCAGGCCGCCGTAAACACCCTGCGTCTGGTTCAGCCGCACCTGGTTCAGCCGCATTTGCGGGAAGCCAACAGCGTATGA
- the hpnA gene encoding hopanoid-associated sugar epimerase, with protein sequence MKALLTGASGFVGGAVLRRLLAEGLEVRVLHRSGADSSNWEGLDVEPVLGDLADAQALDKVVAGCQLVFHVAADYRLWVPDPQSMYAANVSASERLARAALDAGVERMVYTSSVAVLGHYADGRVADEAAPSRLADMIGHYKRSKFMAEEALQQLCQNESAPIVIVNPSTPVGPADRKPTPTGRLVRDAAAGKMPAYVDTGLNVVHVDDVAMGHWQAYLHGEPGQRYILGGDNLSLQAILTRIAGLTGKRSPLFRIPRKMLFPLAWAAENVVRARGRGTPLVTMDELRMAAHKMYFSSQKAEEMLHYVHRPAEEALRDAVRWFAENHYL encoded by the coding sequence ATGAAAGCCTTATTGACGGGTGCCTCGGGTTTTGTCGGCGGAGCGGTGCTACGCCGCCTGCTCGCTGAAGGACTGGAAGTACGAGTGTTACATCGCAGCGGTGCGGATTCCAGCAATTGGGAAGGTCTGGATGTGGAGCCGGTGCTGGGAGACCTGGCTGATGCTCAGGCTTTGGATAAAGTCGTAGCGGGTTGCCAGCTGGTTTTTCATGTGGCGGCGGATTATCGTCTCTGGGTGCCTGATCCACAGTCTATGTACGCGGCCAACGTCAGCGCCTCGGAGCGTTTGGCCCGGGCGGCTTTGGACGCCGGGGTGGAGCGCATGGTTTATACCAGCAGCGTTGCCGTGCTGGGTCATTATGCCGATGGCCGGGTGGCGGATGAGGCGGCTCCTTCCCGTCTTGCCGATATGATCGGGCATTATAAACGCTCCAAATTTATGGCTGAGGAAGCTCTGCAACAGCTTTGTCAGAATGAGTCTGCACCCATTGTGATTGTGAACCCCTCCACACCTGTCGGGCCTGCAGACCGCAAGCCGACGCCGACCGGGCGGCTGGTGCGGGATGCTGCTGCCGGGAAAATGCCCGCCTATGTGGATACCGGACTGAATGTGGTGCATGTGGATGATGTCGCCATGGGCCACTGGCAGGCCTATTTGCACGGAGAGCCGGGACAACGCTACATTCTTGGCGGTGATAATTTGTCCTTGCAGGCTATTTTGACCCGCATTGCCGGACTTACCGGAAAGCGTTCACCCCTATTCCGTATTCCTCGCAAAATGTTATTCCCCCTGGCTTGGGCCGCAGAAAATGTGGTCCGTGCGCGTGGCCGGGGTACTCCTTTGGTGACCATGGATGAGTTGCGGATGGCCGCTCACAAAATGTATTTTTCCTCACAGAAAGCTGAAGAAATGCTGCATTATGTCCATCGTCCCGCCGAAGAGGCCCTGCGCGATGCGGTAAGGTGGTTTGCGGAAAATCATTATCTTTAG